The following proteins come from a genomic window of Tindallia californiensis:
- a CDS encoding YihY/virulence factor BrkB family protein gives MEWLREIRESRRAKEIKMLLRRIKENEVTALAAQSTYYLILSFFPFLIFLVTVISYTPLLDEEVILQLRPFMPEEAFEMVLSNVEDMLNARRGTLMSTGMITTLFIASNGVAAMIKGVNKAYRSAENRPFWKIRSLAVLFTIALSLLIVISLMTLVFGEVIGNYVFEWIGISEFFKDVWQVSRTALTLVVMVFVFSSFYKFSPNVTIKIKETLPGAVFTTVCWVLFSFGFAYYVNHFGRYTVTYGSIGAIIILLTWLYLSSIVALIGAEINGWYHETKF, from the coding sequence ATGGAGTGGCTTCGAGAAATACGTGAATCAAGGCGTGCTAAAGAAATAAAAATGCTATTGAGAAGAATAAAAGAAAATGAAGTGACAGCTTTGGCGGCACAATCTACTTATTATTTGATCTTATCTTTTTTTCCATTTCTTATCTTTTTGGTGACTGTAATTAGTTATACACCCCTACTGGACGAAGAAGTGATTTTACAGCTGCGACCCTTTATGCCGGAGGAAGCTTTTGAAATGGTTCTTTCAAATGTGGAAGACATGTTAAACGCAAGAAGAGGAACACTTATGTCGACAGGAATGATAACTACTTTATTTATTGCATCCAACGGTGTTGCAGCGATGATCAAAGGTGTGAATAAAGCTTATCGCTCAGCGGAGAACAGACCCTTTTGGAAAATTAGAAGTTTGGCAGTGCTATTTACCATTGCCTTATCTTTATTGATAGTAATTTCTTTGATGACGCTCGTTTTTGGAGAAGTAATTGGCAACTATGTATTTGAGTGGATAGGAATATCAGAATTCTTTAAGGACGTATGGCAAGTTTCCAGAACGGCCTTAACGCTGGTTGTCATGGTGTTTGTGTTTTCTTCCTTTTACAAATTCAGTCCTAATGTAACGATCAAAATTAAGGAAACCTTGCCGGGCGCTGTTTTTACAACTGTATGTTGGGTACTATTTTCCTTTGGTTTTGCCTATTATGTTAATCACTTCGGTCGATATACCGTTACTTATGGGAGTATTGGTGCCATTATTATTTTATTAACCTGGCTCTATTTAAGCAGTATCGTTGCGTTGATAGGAGCAGAAATAAATGGATGGTATCATGAAACGAAATTTTGA